The proteins below come from a single Balaenoptera musculus isolate JJ_BM4_2016_0621 chromosome 1, mBalMus1.pri.v3, whole genome shotgun sequence genomic window:
- the LOC118890535 gene encoding 40S ribosomal protein S4, X isoform-like, translated as MARGPKKHLKRVAAPKHWMLDKLTGVFAPRPSTGPHKLRECLPLIIFLRNRLKYALTGDEVKKICMQRFIKIDGKVRTDITYPAGFMDVISIDKTGENFRLIYDTKGRFAVHRITPEEAKYKLCKVRKIFVGTKGIPHLVTHDARTIRYPDPLIKMNDTIQIDLETGKITDFIKFDTGNLCMVTGGANLGRIGVITNRERHPGSFDVVHVKDASGNSFATRLSNIFIIGKGNKPWISLPRGKGIRLTIAEERDKRLAAKQSSG; from the coding sequence ATGGCTCGTGGTCCCAAGAAGCACCTGAAGCGTGTAGCAGCTCCAAAGCATTGGATGCTGGATAAACTGACTGGTGTGTTTGCTCCTCGTCCGTCTACCGGTCCCCACAAGCTGAGGGAATGCCTCCCCCTAATTATTTTCCTAAGGAACAGACTTAAATATGCCCTAACAGGAGATGAAGTAAAGAAGATCTGCATGCAGCGTTTCATTAAGATTGATGGCAAGGTCCGCACTGATATAACTTACCCTGCTGGTTTTATGGATGTCATCAGCATTGACAAGACTGGAGAGAATTTTCGTCTGATCTATGACACCAAGGGTCGCTTTGCTGTTCATCGTATTACACCTGAGGAGGCCAAGTATAAGTTATGCAAAGTGAGAAAGATCTTTGTGGGGACAAAAGGAATCCCTCATCTGGTGACCCATGATGCTCGCACCATCCGCTACCCTGATCCCCTCATCAAGATGAATGACACCATTCAGATTGATTTGGAGACTGGCAAGATTACTGATTTCATCAAATTTGACACTGGTAACCTGTGCATGGTGACTGGAGGTGCTAACCTGGGAAGAATTGGTGTGATCACTAACCGGGAGAGACATCCTGGTTCTTTTGATGTAGTTCATGTGAAAGATGCCAGCGGCAATAGCTTTGCCACCCGGCTCTCCAACATTTTCATTATTGGCAAAGGCAACAAACCATGGATCTCTCTTCCTCGTGGAAAGGGTATCCGCCTTACCATTGCTGAGGAGAGAGACAAGAGACTGGCAGCCAAACAGAGCAGTGGATAA